One window from the genome of Bradyrhizobium xenonodulans encodes:
- a CDS encoding Lrp/AsnC family transcriptional regulator, translating to MQYDRTDARILEIVQKNNRLTSEVIGEMAGLSATACQRRLKRLRSEGIIEADVSIVSAKAVGRPIQMLVMVTLERERSDIIDKFKKAIKGSAEVVNGFYITGDADFVLYVTARTMEDYEQFTRRFFYENSDIKGFKTMVVIDRVKSGFAIPVEIPDEE from the coding sequence ATGCAATACGACCGAACGGACGCCCGCATCCTTGAGATCGTCCAAAAGAACAATCGCCTGACTTCCGAGGTGATCGGCGAAATGGCCGGCCTTTCTGCAACAGCGTGTCAACGACGACTGAAGAGACTTCGTTCGGAAGGCATCATCGAGGCCGATGTATCGATCGTTTCGGCGAAAGCGGTGGGAAGGCCCATACAGATGCTGGTCATGGTGACTCTGGAACGCGAGCGTTCGGACATCATCGACAAGTTCAAAAAGGCCATCAAAGGTTCAGCTGAAGTCGTCAATGGTTTCTACATTACAGGCGACGCGGACTTTGTCCTATACGTCACTGCGCGCACGATGGAAGACTACGAGCAGTTCACCCGCCGCTTCTTCTATGAGAACTCGGATATCAAGGGGTTCAAGACAATGGTGGTGATAGACCGCGTCAAGTCGGGTTTTGCGATTCCAGTCGAAATTCCCGACGAGGAGTGA
- a CDS encoding MFS transporter, with translation MTDMPKPQTFNADGITAPFRHATFRRIWLASLLSNLGALIRGVGAAWAMTQMTSSADMVALVQTALMLPVMLISMPAGAIADMYDRRRIILFSLGISLTGATALTTLAWLDLVTPNLLLVLCFLVGSGVALLDPAWQSSVSEQVPSEALPAAVALNGISYNLARSVGPALGGIVVAAAGVVAAFAINALLYLPLMLALFSWKRAAEPSRLPPESLHRAIVSGVRYIMNAPSIRIVLARAMAMGVFGGAIIALMPLVARDLLHGGAETYGIILSAFGLGAVIGALNITEVRKRMTGEAAIRACALSMGGALVAVAMSREPLLTAVALVLAGAVWMMAWVLFSIGVQLSAPRWVTGRALAAYQAASSGGIAVGSWAWGHVTDVAGVNVALLLAAVLLIASPLLGFWLPMPRISGRGEEPEMLEDPEVQLALTGRSGPLVVEIEYRVAQENARAFHNLMQDVQLFRQRNGAYGWSIARDIADPKLWTERYHCPTWLDYLRQRNRATQLERALDRQASAFHIGPEPVRVRRMLERPFGSVRWKEDAPDRAADHELRSK, from the coding sequence ATGACGGACATGCCCAAGCCGCAGACGTTCAACGCTGACGGTATCACCGCGCCATTCCGACATGCCACCTTCCGTCGTATCTGGCTGGCAAGCTTGCTGTCCAATCTTGGCGCCTTGATCCGCGGAGTCGGTGCAGCTTGGGCGATGACGCAGATGACATCGTCGGCGGACATGGTGGCACTTGTGCAGACCGCGCTGATGCTGCCGGTTATGCTGATCTCGATGCCGGCCGGAGCGATTGCCGACATGTACGACCGGCGCAGGATTATCCTGTTTTCGCTTGGTATCTCGTTGACAGGCGCGACCGCGTTGACAACGCTCGCCTGGCTCGATCTGGTTACACCAAATCTCTTGCTGGTACTGTGCTTTCTGGTGGGTAGCGGTGTGGCGCTATTGGACCCCGCCTGGCAGTCCTCCGTGAGCGAGCAAGTGCCCTCTGAAGCTCTGCCCGCGGCGGTAGCGTTAAACGGCATCAGCTACAACCTCGCGCGAAGCGTAGGGCCGGCGCTCGGTGGGATCGTCGTCGCAGCCGCTGGCGTAGTGGCTGCGTTCGCAATTAACGCTCTGTTGTATCTGCCATTGATGCTCGCTCTGTTTTCGTGGAAGCGCGCCGCTGAGCCATCGCGTTTGCCGCCCGAAAGCCTCCATCGCGCTATTGTTTCGGGCGTTCGCTACATCATGAATGCGCCATCGATTAGGATTGTGTTGGCTCGCGCCATGGCCATGGGCGTGTTCGGGGGCGCAATCATTGCGCTGATGCCGCTAGTCGCCCGCGATCTCCTGCACGGAGGCGCCGAAACCTACGGCATCATTCTCAGCGCCTTTGGTCTGGGCGCGGTGATAGGCGCGCTCAACATCACAGAGGTACGCAAGCGCATGACGGGGGAGGCTGCGATTCGGGCCTGCGCCCTTTCGATGGGCGGTGCTCTTGTGGCGGTAGCGATGAGTCGCGAGCCACTTCTGACCGCCGTCGCGCTGGTCCTGGCTGGGGCGGTATGGATGATGGCGTGGGTACTTTTCAGCATTGGTGTGCAACTGTCGGCGCCACGCTGGGTGACGGGGCGAGCGCTTGCGGCCTACCAGGCGGCCAGTTCCGGCGGGATCGCTGTCGGAAGCTGGGCCTGGGGCCATGTGACTGACGTCGCCGGAGTAAATGTTGCGCTCCTATTGGCCGCCGTCTTGCTGATTGCCTCCCCGCTGCTCGGGTTTTGGCTGCCCATGCCACGCATCAGCGGGCGGGGCGAAGAACCTGAGATGCTTGAGGATCCCGAAGTGCAACTGGCACTCACCGGACGCAGCGGTCCGCTTGTCGTAGAGATCGAATATCGAGTCGCCCAGGAGAACGCACGCGCATTCCATAATTTGATGCAGGACGTGCAACTCTTCCGCCAGCGGAACGGAGCCTATGGTTGGTCGATTGCCCGGGACATTGCGGACCCGAAACTGTGGACAGAGCGTTATCACTGTCCAACGTGGCTCGACTATTTGCGCCAGCGCAACCGCGCGACGCAATTGGAGCGCGCGCTGGATCGGCAAGCATCGGCCTTCCACATTGGACCGGAGCCTGTGCGTGTCCGGCGCATGCTCGAGCGCCCGTTTGGATCCGTACGCTGGAAGGAAGACGCGCCCGATCGTGCTGCGGACCACGAGTTGCGCAGCAAGTAA
- a CDS encoding cold-shock protein → MAIGFVKWFNPEKGYGFIRPEDGSADVFVHISAVEKAGYKTLAEGSRVNYELVPGRSGKMSAENLSVG, encoded by the coding sequence GTGGCGATCGGCTTTGTGAAGTGGTTCAATCCTGAAAAGGGGTACGGATTTATCAGGCCTGAGGACGGCAGCGCTGACGTCTTCGTTCATATATCGGCGGTCGAAAAAGCGGGGTATAAAACTTTGGCTGAGGGCTCGCGCGTGAACTACGAACTCGTCCCCGGCCGCTCCGGCAAGATGTCGGCTGAAAACCTTAGTGTTGGCTGA
- a CDS encoding peroxiredoxin, which translates to MLGIGSKLPSFQIIGVKPGFHLHEEKGQSAFEALTEKSFPGKWKIIFFYPKDFTFVCPTEIAEFARLAKDFADRDAVVLGGSTDNEFCKLAWRREHKDLHHLPIWQFADTDGALVDGLGGRSADGVAHRTTFIVDPENTIQHVYATNPNVGRSPKDTLRVLDALQTDELCPCNREVGGETLKVA; encoded by the coding sequence ATGCTTGGAATTGGAAGTAAGTTGCCGTCGTTCCAAATCATCGGGGTAAAGCCCGGCTTTCACTTGCACGAAGAGAAGGGACAGAGCGCCTTCGAGGCGCTGACCGAAAAGAGCTTTCCTGGGAAATGGAAAATCATCTTCTTCTACCCTAAGGATTTCACCTTTGTCTGCCCGACCGAGATCGCCGAATTCGCCCGCCTGGCCAAGGATTTCGCAGACCGCGATGCGGTCGTGCTAGGCGGCTCGACTGACAACGAGTTCTGCAAGCTTGCCTGGCGGCGCGAGCACAAGGACCTGCACCATCTGCCGATTTGGCAGTTTGCCGACACGGACGGCGCGCTCGTCGACGGTCTTGGTGGCCGCTCGGCCGATGGCGTTGCCCATCGCACGACCTTCATTGTCGATCCTGAGAATACAATCCAGCATGTCTATGCCACGAATCCCAATGTCGGCCGCAGCCCGAAGGACACGCTGCGCGTCTTGGACGCCCTGCAAACTGACGAGCTCTGCCCCTGCAACCGCGAGGTCGGCGGGGAGACACTGAAAGTCGCTTGA
- a CDS encoding carboxymuconolactone decarboxylase family protein, protein MSIDQLKDRIPDFAKDVRLNLASMMADETLSSQSKYGLLLASAIASRNPIVTAAMETAASVVMTPAAVEAAKSAASVMAMNNVYYRFVHLASNPEYKTMPARLRMNWLGNPRVDRADFELWALAVSAINGCGACMDAHEKALRQAGVSSDAIQTAVRFAAIVQSVAVAIEAAGRCTPQAAE, encoded by the coding sequence ATGTCGATCGATCAGTTGAAAGACCGGATTCCGGATTTCGCCAAGGACGTCAGGCTCAACCTTGCGTCGATGATGGCGGACGAAACACTGTCATCACAAAGCAAATACGGGCTGTTGCTGGCGAGCGCGATCGCGTCCCGCAATCCGATCGTGACGGCCGCAATGGAAACCGCCGCAAGCGTGGTGATGACGCCAGCGGCGGTCGAGGCGGCGAAATCCGCAGCATCCGTCATGGCGATGAACAACGTCTACTACCGCTTCGTTCATCTCGCCTCAAACCCGGAATACAAGACAATGCCCGCTCGGCTGCGGATGAATTGGCTTGGAAATCCGCGCGTGGACAGAGCCGATTTTGAGTTGTGGGCACTCGCAGTCAGCGCGATCAACGGGTGCGGTGCCTGCATGGACGCCCATGAGAAGGCGCTGCGGCAGGCCGGCGTCAGCTCGGATGCAATTCAAACGGCCGTGCGCTTTGCCGCGATCGTGCAGTCAGTTGCGGTTGCGATCGAGGCGGCAGGGCGTTGCACGCCACAAGCGGCGGAGTAA
- a CDS encoding ferredoxin family protein codes for MVERSVRVEDKLFCNRYLVDAGRPHIKVRAHTKPSPQLLALLKACPARCYDLNDKGQVEVTVDGCMECGTCRVIGEPTGDIEWSYPRGGYGVLFKFG; via the coding sequence ATGGTCGAGAGATCAGTGCGTGTCGAAGACAAGTTGTTTTGCAACCGCTACCTTGTGGACGCCGGACGGCCCCACATCAAGGTGCGCGCACACACCAAGCCCTCGCCGCAGCTCCTTGCGCTTTTGAAAGCCTGTCCAGCGCGTTGCTATGACCTCAATGACAAGGGCCAGGTCGAGGTCACCGTCGACGGCTGCATGGAGTGCGGCACCTGCCGCGTCATCGGCGAGCCCACGGGCGACATCGAATGGAGCTATCCGCGGGGCGGATATGGGGTGTTATTCAAATTCGGGTGA
- a CDS encoding FAD-dependent oxidoreductase produces MIEERFDAIVVGAGMAGNAAALTMARKGMKVLQLERGEYAGSKNVQGAILYADMLEKLIPEFREDAPLERHLVEQRFWIMDDRSHVGLHYRSEDFNEERANRYTIIRAQFDRWFSSKVREAGATVLCETTVTDLAQDAYGRVIGVRTDRQDGEIHADVVVLAEGVNGLLGTRARLRERPKPNKVALAVKEMHFLPRETIEARFNLSGDEGVVIEAAGTISGGMTGMGFIYANKECISLGIGCLVADFQRTGRTPYELLDHFKRHPSVAPLIEGSEVKEYSAHLIPEGGYKAIPQLYGDGWVVVGDAAQLNNAIHREGSNLAMTSGRIAAEAIFQMKSRRLGMTAENLALYKRMLDRSFVLKDMKKYKDMPRLMHTNSQNFFLTYPQLISKAMQTYLRVDGTPKSEKQKSTLKSFVNARSWIGLFGDAFRFARAWR; encoded by the coding sequence ATGATCGAGGAAAGATTCGATGCAATCGTTGTCGGCGCCGGTATGGCGGGCAACGCGGCGGCGTTGACCATGGCCAGGAAAGGCATGAAGGTGCTACAGCTCGAGCGCGGCGAGTATGCCGGATCAAAAAACGTTCAGGGCGCAATACTCTATGCCGACATGCTGGAAAAGCTGATCCCAGAGTTCCGGGAGGACGCACCGCTTGAGCGACATTTGGTCGAACAACGGTTCTGGATCATGGATGATCGCTCCCATGTCGGGCTGCATTACCGCTCAGAGGACTTCAATGAGGAGCGGGCTAACCGGTACACGATTATCCGGGCCCAGTTCGATCGATGGTTCTCCTCAAAAGTGCGCGAGGCAGGCGCGACCGTGCTGTGCGAGACCACCGTCACCGATCTTGCGCAGGATGCCTATGGCAGAGTCATCGGTGTTCGTACAGATCGGCAGGACGGCGAAATCCATGCAGATGTCGTGGTGCTGGCCGAGGGCGTGAACGGACTGCTTGGCACGCGGGCGCGCCTGCGCGAGCGCCCCAAGCCGAACAAGGTGGCCCTCGCGGTGAAGGAAATGCACTTTTTGCCGCGCGAGACCATCGAAGCGCGTTTCAATCTGAGCGGCGACGAAGGCGTTGTCATCGAAGCTGCGGGCACGATTTCCGGCGGCATGACGGGAATGGGCTTCATCTACGCCAATAAGGAGTGCATTTCGCTCGGCATCGGGTGTCTTGTCGCAGACTTCCAGCGCACTGGTCGGACGCCCTACGAGCTGCTCGACCACTTCAAGCGCCACCCGTCGGTCGCGCCTCTGATAGAGGGGTCTGAGGTCAAGGAATATTCCGCGCACCTCATCCCCGAGGGCGGCTACAAAGCCATCCCGCAGCTCTACGGAGACGGTTGGGTCGTGGTCGGTGACGCGGCGCAGCTCAACAACGCCATTCATCGCGAGGGGTCCAATCTTGCGATGACGTCCGGACGGATCGCGGCCGAAGCAATCTTCCAGATGAAATCGCGCCGGCTTGGCATGACCGCGGAAAATCTCGCGCTCTACAAGAGGATGCTGGATCGCTCCTTCGTCTTGAAGGACATGAAGAAGTACAAGGACATGCCGAGGCTGATGCATACCAACTCGCAAAACTTCTTCCTCACCTACCCCCAGCTCATCTCCAAGGCGATGCAGACCTACCTTCGGGTTGACGGTACGCCGAAGTCTGAGAAGCAGAAGTCGACGCTGAAATCCTTCGTTAATGCGCGGTCCTGGATAGGGCTGTTCGGCGATGCATTCCGCTTCGCCCGCGCTTGGCGCTAA
- a CDS encoding electron transfer flavoprotein subunit alpha/FixB family protein, whose product MSNVIKAPTSAAAGRAATKKQLPDRFKAYKHVWVFVEQERGQVHPVSWELMGAGRKLADRLKVKLAAVVVGPEGEATRNAALEAFCYGADLTYLVADNVLSDYRNESYTKALSDLVEIYKPEILLLGATTLGRDLAGSVATTVLTGLTADCTDLDVDADGSLAATRPTFGGSLLCTIYTLNYRPQMATVRPRVMAMPERVARDPGRIIVHPLGLVEDDIVTKVLSFIPDRDSAKSNLAYADVVVAGGLGLGSQENFQLVRQLAGVLGAEYGCSRPLVQKGWVTYDRQIGQTGKTIRPKLYIAAGVSGAIQHRVGVEGADLIVAINTDKNAPIFDFAHIAIVSDAMHLLPALTDAFRARLSPHSRDRIAS is encoded by the coding sequence ATGAGCAACGTCATCAAGGCTCCCACATCAGCCGCAGCGGGCCGCGCAGCAACCAAGAAGCAGTTGCCGGACCGATTCAAAGCCTACAAACATGTCTGGGTGTTCGTCGAGCAGGAGCGCGGGCAGGTCCATCCCGTCTCATGGGAGCTTATGGGGGCGGGCCGCAAGCTTGCCGACAGGCTGAAGGTTAAGCTTGCGGCTGTTGTCGTCGGCCCTGAGGGCGAGGCCACACGCAACGCCGCGCTCGAAGCTTTCTGTTACGGCGCCGATTTGACTTATCTCGTGGCCGACAATGTGCTCTCGGATTATCGTAACGAGTCCTACACCAAGGCGTTGTCCGATCTCGTTGAGATCTACAAGCCCGAGATCCTGCTGTTAGGGGCAACAACGCTCGGCCGCGATCTTGCCGGCTCCGTCGCCACGACTGTCCTCACAGGGCTCACCGCCGACTGCACCGACCTCGACGTTGACGCGGATGGATCGCTTGCAGCCACCCGTCCGACCTTTGGCGGCTCGCTGCTCTGCACGATCTACACGCTGAATTACCGGCCACAGATGGCAACCGTCCGCCCGCGCGTGATGGCGATGCCGGAGCGTGTCGCGCGCGATCCCGGCCGCATCATCGTCCATCCGCTCGGCCTGGTGGAAGACGATATCGTGACCAAGGTGCTGTCGTTCATCCCCGACCGTGATTCTGCCAAATCCAATCTCGCCTATGCCGACGTCGTGGTCGCCGGCGGGCTTGGGCTCGGTTCTCAAGAAAACTTTCAGCTTGTGCGCCAGCTCGCTGGCGTGCTCGGCGCCGAATATGGCTGTTCCCGTCCGCTCGTGCAAAAGGGATGGGTCACCTACGACCGACAGATCGGCCAGACGGGTAAGACGATCCGGCCAAAGCTCTATATCGCCGCGGGCGTTTCCGGCGCGATCCAGCATCGGGTTGGCGTCGAGGGCGCCGATCTGATCGTCGCCATCAATACCGACAAGAACGCGCCGATCTTCGACTTTGCCCACATCGCGATTGTCAGCGACGCCATGCATCTTTTACCGGCGCTGACGGACGCATTTCGGGCGCGGCTCTCGCCGCACTCGCGCGACCGGATAGCGAGCTAA
- the nifW gene encoding nitrogenase stabilizing/protective protein NifW — protein sequence MSNKFQQTGVLDRLNKASSAEEIFALLGVDYDPKIVNVARLHILKRMGQHLAKEQFAGVAEGEVVARCKAMLEQAYADFVASSPIDQRVFKVLKDAVAEPKKPAAFVPLNTLK from the coding sequence ATGAGCAATAAATTTCAGCAGACCGGCGTCCTCGACCGGCTCAACAAGGCCTCCTCGGCTGAGGAGATTTTTGCGCTGCTTGGCGTCGACTACGATCCCAAGATCGTCAATGTCGCGCGCCTGCATATCCTAAAGCGCATGGGACAACATCTCGCCAAGGAGCAATTCGCCGGTGTCGCGGAAGGGGAGGTCGTTGCGCGCTGCAAGGCGATGCTGGAGCAGGCCTATGCCGATTTCGTGGCGTCTTCGCCAATCGACCAGCGGGTCTTCAAAGTCTTGAAGGATGCGGTCGCGGAACCCAAAAAGCCAGCCGCCTTCGTGCCGCTCAATACGTTGAAATAG
- the nifV gene encoding homocitrate synthase codes for MIDAKAIAAKPAWSDSLWNQRTVLNDTTLRDGEQAPGVAFTTAEKVAIAHALARAGITEIEAGTPAMGDDEIAAIRAIVEEGLPLTPIAWCRMREPDVDAAIEAKVSMVNVSIPASDVQIAAKLGGNRDQALQQVKRVVGYARERGLDVAVGGEDSSRADVDFLISLIAAAEAAGARRFRVADTLSVLDPDSAYALIARLRASSDLELEFHGHDDLGLATANTLAAIRGGASHASVTVIGLGERAGNAPLEEVAVALKQLYGRDTGIVLPELIEVAALVAAAATRAIPLNKAIVGEHVFTHESGIHVDGLLKDERTYQALDPHLLGRSNRIVIGKHSGLSAITKLLGELQLAATTEQSRHILFRVRKYAIEHKRLVARETVAAIWRDVCECSSDRT; via the coding sequence TTGATTGACGCCAAAGCCATCGCTGCCAAGCCGGCATGGTCCGATTCGCTGTGGAACCAGCGGACCGTGCTCAATGACACCACGCTGCGCGATGGCGAGCAGGCGCCTGGTGTTGCGTTCACCACAGCTGAAAAGGTGGCCATCGCGCATGCGCTGGCGCGGGCCGGCATCACGGAGATCGAGGCGGGGACCCCCGCCATGGGCGATGATGAGATCGCGGCCATCCGTGCCATTGTCGAGGAGGGGCTGCCGCTCACCCCTATTGCGTGGTGCCGCATGCGTGAGCCCGATGTCGACGCGGCGATCGAGGCCAAGGTGTCGATGGTCAATGTTTCGATCCCGGCTTCAGACGTACAGATCGCGGCCAAGCTGGGCGGGAATCGCGACCAGGCCTTGCAGCAGGTGAAGCGGGTAGTGGGCTACGCCCGCGAGCGAGGGCTCGATGTCGCCGTCGGAGGCGAGGACTCCTCCCGCGCCGATGTCGACTTTCTCATCAGTCTCATCGCGGCTGCGGAAGCCGCGGGCGCGCGCCGGTTTCGTGTCGCCGACACGCTCAGCGTCCTCGATCCCGACTCCGCCTATGCGCTGATCGCGCGCCTGCGCGCCAGTAGCGATCTCGAGCTCGAATTTCACGGCCATGACGATCTTGGGCTCGCGACCGCCAACACGCTCGCTGCCATCAGGGGCGGCGCGAGCCACGCTTCCGTCACTGTCATCGGGCTCGGCGAACGGGCCGGCAATGCGCCGCTCGAGGAAGTTGCGGTCGCACTCAAACAGCTCTACGGGCGTGACACCGGCATCGTGCTGCCGGAGCTCATAGAGGTCGCCGCACTCGTCGCGGCCGCGGCCACACGTGCGATTCCTCTCAACAAGGCGATCGTCGGGGAGCATGTGTTCACGCACGAATCCGGCATTCACGTCGATGGACTGTTGAAGGACGAACGCACCTATCAAGCGCTCGACCCGCACTTGCTGGGTCGCTCCAATCGGATCGTGATCGGTAAGCATTCCGGGCTTTCGGCCATCACCAAGCTGCTCGGGGAATTGCAACTCGCCGCCACCACCGAGCAGAGCAGACATATCCTGTTCCGGGTGCGAAAATACGCCATCGAGCACAAGCGGCTGGTCGCGCGCGAGACGGTGGCGGCGATCTGGCGCGATGTTTGCGAATGCTCGTCCGACCGCACGTGA
- a CDS encoding nitrogen fixation protein NifQ: MVVETNDGSVQGRGAIASYRLLTGMLPADADTSNDISFDRHVLASILAAGAMDGGLLSEKVGLSSDQLAALLKQRFPSVRIKEEELPRDFEHVDNDEVTMVRDLLLAQRSTEGDTSRWLAAMIARRVMEPNHLWADLGLRNRGELLRLLNRHFGPLARRNVNNMRWKRFFYRRLCEDEGLILCTTPVCTECKDFNYCFGDESGESRMAERRRDVLLAPAAPVAGGN; the protein is encoded by the coding sequence ATGGTTGTCGAGACGAATGATGGGAGCGTCCAGGGACGTGGCGCAATTGCCAGCTATCGCCTTCTGACCGGGATGCTCCCCGCAGATGCCGACACAAGCAATGACATCAGTTTCGACCGCCACGTGCTGGCGTCCATTCTGGCTGCCGGTGCGATGGATGGTGGTCTTTTGTCCGAGAAGGTCGGCCTGTCCAGCGATCAGTTGGCGGCGTTGCTCAAGCAACGCTTTCCATCGGTTCGGATCAAAGAGGAGGAGTTGCCGCGGGATTTCGAGCACGTCGACAACGACGAGGTCACAATGGTACGTGATCTCTTGCTGGCGCAACGATCGACGGAAGGGGACACCAGCCGTTGGCTGGCCGCGATGATCGCGCGCCGCGTCATGGAGCCGAATCATCTGTGGGCAGATCTCGGATTGCGCAATCGTGGTGAACTGTTGCGTCTCCTCAACCGCCATTTCGGGCCGCTCGCCAGGCGCAACGTCAACAACATGCGCTGGAAGCGCTTCTTTTATCGCAGGCTATGCGAGGACGAGGGGCTCATCTTGTGTACGACGCCGGTGTGCACAGAGTGCAAGGACTTCAACTACTGCTTTGGCGATGAAAGCGGTGAGAGCCGCATGGCCGAGCGCCGGCGTGACGTTCTGTTGGCGCCGGCCGCTCCGGTCGCGGGCGGCAACTGA
- the nifH gene encoding nitrogenase iron protein, whose protein sequence is MASLRQIAFYGKGGIGKSTTSQNTLAALAEMGHKILIVGCDPKADSTRLILHAKAQDTILSLAANAGSVEDLELEDVMKIGYKDIRCVESGGPEPGVGCAGRGVITSINFLEENGAYEERDYVSYDVLGDVVCGGFAMPIRENKAQEIYIVMSGEMMAMYAANNISKGILKYASSGGVRLGGLICNERQTDKELELAEALAKKLGTELIYFVPRDNIVQHAELRRMTVLEYAPDSKQADHYRNLAGRIHNNGGKGIIPTPITMDELEDMLMEHGIMKAVDESIVGKSAAELAAS, encoded by the coding sequence ATGGCTTCACTGAGACAAATCGCGTTCTACGGCAAGGGTGGTATCGGAAAGTCGACCACGTCCCAGAACACCCTGGCGGCGCTGGCGGAGATGGGTCACAAGATCCTGATCGTGGGCTGCGATCCCAAAGCGGACTCCACTCGCCTTATTCTGCACGCCAAGGCGCAGGACACGATCCTGAGCCTGGCCGCCAATGCCGGCAGCGTCGAGGACCTCGAACTCGAGGACGTGATGAAGATCGGCTATAAGGACATCCGCTGCGTCGAGTCGGGTGGCCCGGAGCCCGGGGTCGGCTGCGCAGGCCGCGGCGTCATCACCTCGATCAACTTCCTGGAGGAGAACGGCGCCTATGAGGAGCGCGACTACGTTTCCTATGACGTGCTCGGCGACGTCGTCTGCGGCGGCTTTGCGATGCCGATCCGCGAGAACAAGGCGCAGGAAATCTACATCGTGATGTCCGGCGAGATGATGGCCATGTATGCCGCCAACAACATCTCCAAGGGCATTCTGAAATATGCGAGCTCCGGCGGCGTGCGGCTCGGTGGCCTCATCTGCAACGAGCGGCAGACCGACAAGGAGCTGGAGCTCGCGGAAGCGCTCGCCAAAAAGCTCGGCACTGAGCTGATTTATTTCGTGCCGCGCGACAACATCGTGCAGCATGCGGAGCTGCGGCGCATGACCGTGTTGGAATACGCGCCGGACTCCAAGCAGGCGGATCACTATCGCAACCTCGCGGGCAGGATCCACAACAATGGCGGCAAGGGCATCATCCCGACTCCGATCACCATGGACGAGCTCGAGGACATGCTGATGGAGCACGGCATCATGAAGGCCGTTGATGAGTCCATCGTCGGGAAAAGCGCTGCCGAACTTGCAGCATCGTAA
- a CDS encoding DUF3024 domain-containing protein, producing the protein MNAAVMKRAVIGLNAHPNEVDRKRIECALGSRRRYRYVSPSVKPVKGGYLIESPCCSRDIDKDGGVIEVALIHHDAVCGLWKMFWKDHARGIWQFHSVHQRLSAATDELNADLDRVFWR; encoded by the coding sequence ATGAATGCAGCGGTCATGAAAAGGGCAGTCATCGGCCTGAACGCTCACCCGAACGAGGTCGATCGCAAGCGGATCGAATGCGCATTGGGCTCCCGCAGACGCTATCGTTATGTCTCACCCAGTGTGAAGCCGGTTAAGGGGGGATATCTCATCGAGAGCCCTTGCTGCTCACGCGACATCGACAAGGATGGCGGCGTGATCGAGGTCGCGTTGATCCATCATGACGCCGTGTGCGGACTGTGGAAGATGTTTTGGAAAGACCATGCGCGAGGAATTTGGCAATTCCACAGCGTCCATCAGCGGCTGAGCGCAGCGACAGATGAGCTAAATGCCGATCTCGACCGAGTGTTCTGGCGGTAA
- a CDS encoding nitrogen fixation protein NifZ, with product MSNIVRDSDVIELDGPPVFNLGEKVKANRTVRNDGTYAGKEIGDMLAKKGEVGYVVSIGTFLQQFYVYGVEFLETGNRVGMKCKELDSVDADSELDSRPLREGPPS from the coding sequence ATGAGCAACATCGTCCGCGACAGTGACGTCATAGAGCTGGATGGACCGCCGGTCTTCAACCTTGGTGAAAAGGTGAAGGCCAATCGCACCGTTCGCAATGACGGGACCTACGCCGGCAAAGAGATCGGGGACATGCTGGCCAAGAAAGGCGAGGTCGGTTACGTCGTTTCCATCGGGACGTTCCTGCAGCAATTCTACGTCTACGGTGTCGAGTTTCTTGAAACCGGCAACCGCGTCGGAATGAAATGCAAGGAACTTGATTCGGTGGACGCGGACTCTGAGCTCGACAGTCGGCCATTGCGGGAAGGGCCCCCATCATGA